The following coding sequences lie in one Halococcus hamelinensis 100A6 genomic window:
- the epsC gene encoding serine O-acetyltransferase EpsC — MTGLGTRIREDVRTALAKDPAAKSALEVVLAYPGLHALWAYRLGHAAWERDLQLTARLISHLARLLTGVEIHPGADIGRRCFIDHGAGVVVGETTDIGDDVMLYQGVTLGGDSLADEKRHPTLEDGATIGANATLLGPIVIGENASVGAGSVVLESVPPNCTAVGNPAKLVGRCAEDESIELGTGFPE; from the coding sequence ATGACCGGTCTGGGAACACGGATCCGGGAGGACGTCCGTACCGCGCTGGCGAAGGACCCGGCGGCGAAGTCGGCCCTCGAGGTCGTGCTCGCGTATCCAGGGCTCCACGCGCTCTGGGCCTACCGCCTCGGCCACGCCGCGTGGGAGCGCGACCTCCAACTCACCGCACGGCTGATATCGCACCTCGCGCGACTCCTCACCGGGGTCGAGATCCATCCCGGGGCCGACATCGGCCGGCGATGTTTCATCGACCACGGCGCGGGCGTGGTGGTCGGCGAGACCACGGATATCGGCGACGACGTGATGCTCTATCAGGGCGTCACGCTCGGCGGCGACTCGCTGGCGGACGAAAAGCGCCATCCGACGCTCGAAGACGGCGCGACGATCGGGGCGAACGCCACCCTGCTGGGGCCGATCGTCATCGGCGAGAACGCGAGCGTCGGTGCGGGGTCCGTCGTCCTAGAATCCGTGCCGCCGAACTGCACCGCGGTCGGCAACCCCGCGAAACTCGTCGGTCGCTGTGCGGAGGACGAGTCGATCGAACTCGGGACCGGGTTCCCGGAGTAA
- a CDS encoding acyl-CoA dehydrogenase family protein, producing MDFSLSAEQQQIRGMVTEFVDEEVVPRATEIDHDDEFPADLVREMGELGLMGMPFPEEYGGAGLDYHSYALGLAEIARGSGGLGTVVAAHISLAGNMLYEFGTEDQKEEYLTPLAEGRDVGAFALSEAGAGSDVPAMTTTARKEGDEYVVDGGKLWISNGSVADTVTLFAKTDPDAGNKGISSFVVRPEEDEGFHVEGTEDKLGDKGCPTAELRFSDMRIPEDRRLGEEGRGFVHALKTLNGGRITIAARGVGIAQAALDAALDYAQDREQFGQSISEFQTIQHKLADMDTKVSAARLLMHQAADLKMRGEDFRKEAAQAKLYASEVSREVANEGVQIHGGYGYTKDFPAERFYRDAKLNEIYEGTSEVLRNTIAGNLLD from the coding sequence ATGGACTTCAGCCTCTCGGCCGAACAGCAACAGATCCGGGGGATGGTTACGGAGTTCGTCGACGAGGAGGTCGTGCCTCGCGCCACCGAGATCGACCACGACGACGAGTTCCCCGCCGACCTCGTTCGCGAGATGGGCGAGCTGGGACTGATGGGGATGCCGTTCCCCGAGGAGTACGGCGGCGCGGGCCTCGATTACCACTCCTACGCGCTCGGCCTCGCCGAGATCGCACGCGGCTCGGGCGGGTTGGGGACCGTGGTCGCCGCCCACATCAGCCTCGCGGGCAACATGCTCTACGAGTTCGGAACGGAGGATCAAAAAGAGGAGTATCTGACACCGTTAGCCGAAGGCCGCGACGTCGGTGCGTTCGCGCTCTCGGAGGCCGGCGCGGGCAGCGACGTGCCGGCGATGACGACCACGGCTCGAAAGGAAGGTGACGAGTACGTGGTCGACGGCGGCAAGCTCTGGATCTCGAACGGTTCGGTGGCCGATACCGTCACCCTGTTCGCCAAGACCGACCCCGACGCCGGGAACAAGGGTATCTCCTCGTTCGTCGTGCGACCGGAGGAGGACGAGGGGTTCCACGTCGAGGGCACCGAGGACAAACTCGGCGACAAGGGCTGTCCGACCGCGGAGTTGCGCTTTTCGGACATGCGGATCCCGGAGGACCGACGGCTCGGCGAGGAGGGTCGGGGGTTCGTCCACGCGCTCAAGACCCTCAACGGAGGGCGGATCACCATCGCCGCCCGTGGAGTCGGGATCGCCCAGGCCGCCCTCGACGCGGCACTCGACTACGCTCAGGACCGCGAGCAGTTCGGCCAGTCGATCAGCGAGTTTCAGACCATCCAGCACAAACTCGCCGACATGGACACCAAGGTCTCGGCCGCACGGCTCCTGATGCACCAGGCGGCGGACCTGAAGATGCGCGGCGAGGACTTCCGGAAGGAGGCCGCCCAGGCGAAGCTCTACGCCAGCGAGGTGAGCCGCGAGGTCGCGAACGAAGGCGTCCAGATCCACGGGGGCTACGGCTACACCAAGGACTTCCCCGCCGAACGGTTCTACCGCGACGCCAAACTCAACGAGATCTACGAGGGAACTTCGGAGGTCCTCCGGAACACCATCGCGGGCAACCTGCTCGATTGA
- a CDS encoding DUF7111 family protein encodes MTPEAEASAGGITAHYTETDGERVLEFSRDGATAAVAQNVDGYAMLKVRPTADGDELERYYGFDMALDHAAELLGVSPHDLPVPEAAADMGM; translated from the coding sequence ATGACCCCCGAGGCCGAAGCCAGCGCCGGCGGCATCACCGCGCACTACACCGAGACCGACGGCGAGCGCGTGCTCGAATTCTCCCGTGACGGCGCGACCGCGGCGGTCGCCCAGAACGTCGACGGCTACGCCATGCTCAAGGTGCGCCCGACCGCCGACGGCGACGAACTCGAACGCTACTACGGTTTCGACATGGCGCTCGACCACGCCGCCGAGTTGTTGGGGGTCTCGCCACACGACCTGCCGGTGCCCGAGGCCGCCGCCGACATGGGGATGTAA
- a CDS encoding GNAT family N-acetyltransferase, with amino-acid sequence MAVTGNEGGVSVERSRFDTDETGIETLLREYHRSVAADHRDFLARHATGYDFSPAEYVQHELEKDRSYLRENDGRRPLVVAVDGEEVVGCVYLYDLPENEAEVKRLYVREAYRGRGLGRRLLERLVEAAERDGYDSLRLDTAPYMERAQQLYRDLGFDTYEGGESVTDVPDPLLDDLVFMRRRLDGQ; translated from the coding sequence ATGGCGGTGACGGGGAACGAAGGCGGGGTTTCGGTCGAGCGGAGCCGGTTCGATACCGACGAGACCGGTATCGAGACGCTTCTGCGGGAGTACCATCGGTCGGTCGCGGCGGACCATCGTGACTTCCTGGCTCGGCACGCGACGGGGTACGACTTCTCCCCGGCCGAATACGTCCAGCACGAACTGGAGAAGGACCGCTCGTACCTCCGTGAGAACGACGGCCGCCGGCCGCTGGTGGTCGCCGTGGACGGCGAGGAGGTCGTCGGCTGTGTCTATCTGTACGACCTCCCTGAGAACGAAGCCGAAGTCAAACGGCTCTACGTGCGCGAGGCGTACCGGGGCCGCGGACTCGGCCGCCGGCTCCTCGAACGGCTGGTCGAGGCCGCCGAACGCGACGGCTACGACTCGCTCCGTCTCGACACCGCGCCGTACATGGAGCGCGCCCAGCAGCTCTATCGAGACCTCGGATTCGATACCTACGAGGGCGGGGAGTCGGTCACCGACGTTCCCGACCCGCTCCTCGACGACCTCGTCTTCATGCGCCGTCGTCTCGACGGGCAGTAG
- a CDS encoding putative quinol monooxygenase, with protein MLVVHASFPVDPDHRDDALELIPDLVAGSRAENGVIEYRATTDVTDPNVIRFFERYEDEDAFAAHGRSDHFETFEESIGDLLADEPEVVRFDVDSATER; from the coding sequence ATGTTAGTCGTTCACGCGAGCTTTCCGGTCGACCCGGACCACCGAGACGACGCGCTCGAACTCATCCCCGACCTCGTGGCGGGGTCGCGGGCCGAGAACGGCGTGATCGAGTATCGGGCGACGACGGACGTCACCGACCCCAACGTCATCCGCTTCTTCGAGCGCTACGAGGACGAAGACGCGTTCGCCGCCCACGGCCGATCCGACCACTTCGAGACCTTCGAGGAGTCCATCGGCGACCTCCTCGCGGACGAACCCGAGGTCGTTCGGTTCGACGTCGACTCCGCGACCGAACGCTGA
- a CDS encoding DUF5800 family protein — protein MTLLSFDEQGVDVVYEGTEFRLERALIEEAVGKTYPDVTDHEVLKIVEPDPTLSGEPRRIAEITA, from the coding sequence ATGACCCTCCTCTCGTTCGACGAACAGGGCGTAGACGTGGTCTACGAAGGTACCGAGTTCCGACTCGAACGCGCGCTGATCGAGGAGGCCGTCGGCAAGACCTACCCCGACGTCACCGACCACGAGGTGCTCAAGATCGTCGAACCCGACCCCACCCTCTCGGGCGAACCCCGCCGCATCGCCGAGATAACCGCCTGA
- a CDS encoding polymer-forming cytoskeletal protein: protein MSFRSDPLSELVVPDGTTVEEHDIVTDADVIVGTQSTISLGVRARNVVAGERVTFDGDIEASADCRLDMWCAVDGNVLVGADAYIGERVEIGGQLVVAGDLDIGDDVTIEEGFDANGWIVIRNPVPTLVFLFTYLTHLLRRGEEELADDVLSEVFEGHDDQPLVVPKNATLGDDAWRVSTPARVGDDCRLHGNLRAESITVGANDEIFGSLRARESITLDRGTVVHGDVTTSDGAVEVAAEAHIRGDIACERLRLHEGAVVEGQMRARGEMTVVRAQRGVGTSKSDTETEAVTSADDVDGTVESDDERTEPDGSKGSFTPPE, encoded by the coding sequence GTGTCGTTCCGCTCGGACCCCCTCTCCGAACTCGTCGTCCCCGACGGGACAACGGTCGAGGAACACGATATCGTGACCGATGCCGACGTGATCGTCGGGACACAGAGCACGATATCGCTCGGCGTCCGCGCTCGGAACGTCGTCGCGGGCGAGCGCGTCACCTTCGACGGTGACATCGAGGCCAGCGCCGACTGCCGGCTCGACATGTGGTGTGCGGTGGACGGCAACGTGCTCGTCGGCGCGGACGCCTACATCGGCGAGCGCGTCGAGATCGGCGGCCAGCTCGTCGTCGCGGGCGACCTCGACATCGGCGACGACGTCACGATCGAGGAGGGGTTCGACGCCAACGGCTGGATCGTCATCCGCAACCCGGTGCCGACGCTGGTCTTCCTCTTCACCTACCTCACCCACCTCCTCCGGCGCGGCGAGGAGGAACTCGCCGACGACGTGCTCTCGGAGGTGTTCGAGGGGCACGACGACCAGCCGCTCGTCGTCCCCAAGAACGCGACGCTCGGCGACGACGCCTGGCGGGTCTCGACGCCCGCCCGGGTCGGCGACGACTGTCGGCTCCACGGCAATCTCCGGGCGGAGTCGATCACCGTCGGCGCGAACGACGAGATCTTCGGGAGTCTCCGGGCGCGCGAGTCGATCACCCTCGACCGCGGGACCGTCGTCCACGGCGACGTCACCACCAGCGACGGCGCGGTCGAGGTCGCGGCGGAGGCCCACATCCGCGGCGACATCGCGTGCGAACGGCTCCGCCTCCACGAAGGTGCAGTGGTCGAGGGGCAGATGCGCGCCCGCGGCGAGATGACGGTCGTCCGGGCCCAGCGCGGTGTCGGTACCTCGAAGTCGGATACCGAGACCGAAGCCGTGACGAGCGCCGACGACGTCGACGGAACGGTCGAGTCGGACGACGAGCGAACCGAACCCGACGGATCGAAAGGCAGTTTCACGCCGCCGGAGTAG
- a CDS encoding redox-regulated ATPase YchF produces MLSLALAGKPNAGKSTFFAAATMADVDVANYPFTTIDPNRGVSHVRTDCPCLAREERCGDEHCHDGTRYVPVELLDVAGLVPGAHEGRGLGNQFLDELTNADVILNVVDSSGGTNAEGEPVEVGEHDPVEDVDFITEEIEQWLAGIVERNWETIARGSRAPNFSIDEALREMLSGIGVGEAAITATLRVLDYPTDPREWTDDHRFALAREIRERTKPLVVVANKADVAPEGALDALRDAAGEAIPTTAEGELALRRGAEAGAIEYDPGDADFSVTGDLTDGQRAGLDQVRDLMAENGGTGVQRALDTAVYDLLEYITVYPVQNETKWTDGQDNVLPDAFLVPQGSTPRDLAYAVHSDIGEGYLHAVDARSNRRVGEDHELSEGDVVKIVSTAT; encoded by the coding sequence ATGCTCTCGCTCGCGCTCGCCGGCAAGCCGAACGCCGGCAAATCTACGTTCTTCGCGGCGGCGACGATGGCCGACGTCGACGTCGCCAACTATCCCTTCACGACCATCGACCCGAACCGCGGGGTCTCCCACGTCCGGACCGACTGCCCCTGTCTCGCTCGCGAGGAGCGCTGCGGCGACGAACACTGCCACGACGGTACGCGCTACGTGCCCGTCGAACTCCTCGACGTCGCGGGCCTCGTGCCGGGCGCACACGAAGGCCGCGGCCTCGGTAATCAGTTCCTCGACGAACTCACGAACGCCGACGTCATCCTCAACGTCGTGGATTCCTCCGGCGGGACCAACGCCGAGGGCGAACCCGTCGAGGTGGGCGAACACGACCCCGTCGAGGACGTCGACTTCATCACCGAGGAGATCGAGCAGTGGCTCGCAGGGATCGTCGAGCGGAACTGGGAGACCATCGCCCGCGGGTCGCGCGCGCCGAACTTCTCGATCGACGAGGCGCTCCGGGAGATGCTCTCGGGGATCGGCGTCGGCGAGGCGGCCATCACCGCAACCCTCCGCGTCCTCGACTATCCCACGGACCCGCGCGAGTGGACCGACGACCACCGCTTCGCGCTCGCCCGCGAGATCCGCGAGCGAACCAAGCCCCTCGTCGTGGTGGCGAACAAGGCCGACGTCGCCCCCGAGGGAGCGCTCGACGCGCTTCGAGACGCCGCGGGCGAGGCCATCCCGACGACTGCGGAGGGTGAACTCGCACTCCGCCGCGGCGCGGAGGCAGGCGCGATCGAGTACGATCCGGGGGACGCCGACTTCTCGGTCACTGGCGACCTCACCGACGGTCAGCGCGCGGGGTTAGACCAGGTTCGCGACCTCATGGCCGAAAACGGTGGCACCGGCGTCCAGCGCGCGCTCGACACCGCCGTCTACGACCTGCTGGAGTACATCACGGTGTACCCCGTCCAGAACGAGACGAAGTGGACCGACGGCCAGGACAACGTCCTGCCCGACGCGTTTCTCGTCCCGCAGGGCTCGACGCCGCGCGACCTCGCCTACGCGGTCCACTCGGACATCGGTGAGGGGTACCTCCACGCCGTGGACGCGCGCTCGAACCGGCGTGTGGGCGAGGACCACGAGCTCTCGGAGGGCGACGTGGTGAAGATCGTGAGCACGGCGACCTGA